The following coding sequences lie in one Streptomyces albofaciens JCM 4342 genomic window:
- a CDS encoding pyridoxal phosphate-dependent aminotransferase, with translation MEFRQSSKLSDVCYEIRGPVIEHANALEEAGHSVLRLNTGNPALFGFEAPEEIVQDMIRMLPRAHGYTDSRGILSARRAVAQRCRAQGLPEVGVDDVFLGNGVSELVSMAVQALLEDGDEVLVPAPDFPLWTAVTTLAGGRAVHYLCDESADWYPDLDDLASKITDRTKALVIINPNNPTGAVYPREILEGMLDLARRHQLMVFADEIYDQIVYDDAVHLPAASLAPDLVVLTFGGLSKTYRVAGFRSGWLVVTGPRQHARNYLEGLTMLASMRLCPNTPAQYAIQAALGSPNSIRDLTAPGGRLYEQRDRAWEKLNEIPGVSCVKPKGALYAFPRIDPAVHKIHDDEQFVLDLLLREKIQVVQGTGFNWLSPDHFRILTLPHADELESAIGRIGRFLTGYRQG, from the coding sequence ATGGAATTCCGGCAGTCGAGCAAGCTGAGCGACGTCTGTTACGAGATCCGCGGACCGGTGATCGAACACGCCAACGCCCTCGAAGAGGCAGGGCACAGCGTGCTGCGCCTGAACACGGGCAACCCCGCCCTGTTCGGGTTCGAGGCGCCGGAGGAGATCGTCCAGGACATGATCCGGATGCTGCCGCGGGCCCACGGGTACACCGACTCGCGCGGCATCCTCTCCGCCCGGCGCGCGGTCGCCCAGCGCTGCCGGGCGCAGGGCCTCCCCGAGGTCGGCGTCGACGACGTCTTCCTGGGCAACGGCGTCTCCGAGCTGGTCAGCATGGCGGTCCAGGCGCTGCTGGAGGATGGTGACGAGGTCCTCGTACCCGCGCCGGACTTCCCGCTGTGGACGGCGGTGACGACGCTCGCCGGCGGACGCGCCGTGCACTACCTGTGCGACGAGTCCGCCGACTGGTACCCGGATCTCGACGACCTGGCCTCGAAGATCACGGACCGCACCAAGGCCCTCGTGATCATCAATCCCAACAACCCGACGGGCGCGGTGTACCCGCGCGAGATCCTTGAGGGGATGCTCGACCTCGCCCGCCGCCACCAGCTGATGGTCTTCGCCGACGAGATCTACGACCAGATCGTCTACGACGACGCCGTGCACCTCCCCGCCGCCTCGCTGGCCCCGGACCTGGTCGTGCTGACCTTCGGCGGCCTGTCCAAGACGTACCGGGTGGCGGGATTCCGCTCGGGCTGGCTCGTGGTCACCGGCCCGCGGCAGCACGCGCGGAACTATCTGGAGGGGCTGACCATGCTGGCCTCCATGCGCCTGTGCCCCAACACGCCCGCGCAGTACGCCATCCAGGCCGCTCTCGGCAGCCCGAACTCGATCCGCGACCTGACCGCCCCCGGCGGCAGGCTGTACGAACAGCGTGACCGGGCCTGGGAGAAACTGAACGAGATCCCGGGCGTGTCGTGCGTCAAACCGAAGGGGGCGCTGTACGCGTTCCCGCGCATCGACCCCGCCGTACACAAGATCCACGATGACGAGCAGTTCGTCCTGGACCTGCTCCTGCGCGAGAAGATCCAGGTGGTCCAGGGCACCGGATTCAACTGGCTGTCCCCGGACCACTTCCGCATCCTCACCCTGCCGCACGCCGACGAACTGGAATCGGCGATCGGCAGGATCGGACGGTTTCTGACGGGTTACCGGCAGGGGTGA
- a CDS encoding winged helix-turn-helix transcriptional regulator produces MPRRRSYDHYCAAARALDAVGDRWTLLIVRELLAGPRRYTDLHADLPGISTDVLASRLKDMEREELAARHRLPPPAASYVYELTPRGRQLQPVLTALAEWGAPALPDRRPTDAVRAHWYALPLLRPLTEAAGGLTGVVDVVLDSGTFHLRTGGGFPLYGDGMAEKADARVVLRSDACEALLGGRLAFGEGVRSGRIEVTGDGELAERLREAR; encoded by the coding sequence ATGCCTCGCCGTCGAAGCTATGACCACTACTGCGCCGCCGCCCGGGCCCTGGACGCCGTCGGCGACCGGTGGACCCTGCTGATCGTCCGGGAACTCCTCGCGGGTCCCCGCCGCTACACCGACCTCCACGCCGACCTGCCCGGCATCAGCACCGATGTCCTGGCCTCCCGCCTCAAGGACATGGAGCGCGAGGAACTGGCCGCCCGCCACCGCCTCCCTCCGCCCGCCGCCTCCTACGTCTACGAACTCACCCCACGTGGGCGGCAGTTGCAGCCCGTCCTGACCGCACTCGCGGAATGGGGCGCGCCGGCCCTACCGGACCGGCGGCCCACCGACGCCGTGCGCGCGCACTGGTATGCCCTCCCGCTCCTCCGGCCGCTGACCGAAGCGGCGGGCGGCCTCACGGGCGTCGTGGACGTGGTGCTGGACTCGGGGACCTTCCATCTGCGTACCGGTGGCGGCTTTCCGCTGTACGGCGACGGGATGGCCGAGAAGGCCGACGCGCGGGTGGTGTTGCGGTCCGACGCTTGTGAAGCCCTTCTCGGCGGACGGCTCGCCTTCGGGGAAGGGGTGAGATCCGGCCGGATCGAGGTGACAGGGGACGGCGAACTGGCGGAGCGACTGCGCGAAGCGCGGTGA
- a CDS encoding D-alanine--D-alanine ligase family protein produces MRIVILCGGESAERDVSLASGWSVARALLGRGHEVVLIDPAAADPVLAGPLRPGDAVDAVAVGKEPPSLSAQRQLRRRMHTALTGGPVLDLLRDADLVFLALHGGWGEDGHVQALLEMAGVRFTGAGSAVCAAAWHKGRAQAVLGAAGVPVVDRVLWRPGASGDGAPQDVRRLVEAGPVVAKPVADGSSVSVHRVDSLSQLAQVAAEVRADGTELLVEPFLPGREFTVGVLGGQALPVVEIELTTPVFDYAAKYQPEAVNEVCPARIPADFASRLRELAVRAHRALGFGSDTYSRTDFRNDAAGAPMCLEVNALPGLTATSLLPRAAAGAGWDYPELVERIVELAVRT; encoded by the coding sequence ATGCGAATCGTGATTTTGTGCGGCGGAGAGAGTGCGGAACGAGATGTCTCCCTGGCCTCGGGGTGGTCGGTCGCCCGCGCCCTGCTCGGGCGGGGACACGAGGTGGTGCTGATCGACCCGGCCGCCGCTGACCCGGTCCTGGCCGGGCCGCTGCGTCCCGGTGACGCGGTCGACGCGGTGGCCGTCGGCAAGGAACCGCCCTCCCTGTCGGCGCAGCGGCAACTGCGGCGGCGCATGCACACCGCACTGACCGGCGGCCCGGTCCTGGACCTCCTGCGCGACGCGGACCTGGTCTTCCTGGCACTGCACGGCGGCTGGGGCGAGGACGGACATGTGCAGGCGTTGCTGGAGATGGCCGGCGTACGCTTCACCGGCGCCGGCAGCGCGGTGTGCGCGGCGGCCTGGCACAAGGGGCGGGCGCAGGCGGTACTGGGCGCGGCGGGCGTGCCGGTGGTCGATCGGGTGCTGTGGCGGCCCGGCGCGAGCGGGGACGGCGCGCCGCAGGACGTACGACGGCTGGTCGAGGCCGGGCCGGTGGTGGCCAAGCCGGTCGCGGACGGTTCGAGCGTGTCGGTCCACCGGGTCGACTCGCTGTCACAACTGGCCCAGGTCGCGGCCGAGGTGCGCGCCGATGGCACCGAGTTGCTGGTGGAACCGTTCCTTCCCGGGCGGGAGTTCACCGTCGGCGTGCTCGGCGGCCAGGCGCTCCCCGTCGTGGAGATCGAGCTGACGACGCCCGTGTTCGACTACGCCGCCAAGTACCAGCCCGAAGCGGTCAACGAGGTGTGCCCGGCACGGATCCCGGCCGACTTCGCCTCCAGGCTGCGGGAACTGGCCGTACGCGCCCACCGGGCCCTGGGTTTCGGTAGCGACACGTACTCACGCACCGATTTCCGCAACGACGCGGCCGGCGCGCCGATGTGCCTGGAAGTGAACGCACTCCCAGGCCTGACGGCGACGAGCCTGCTCCCACGCGCGGCGGCCGGAGCCGGTTGGGACTACCCCGAGCTGGTGGAGCGCATCGTGGAGCTTGCGGTGCGGACGTAG
- a CDS encoding Gfo/Idh/MocA family protein: MKIALLGTGFGQAHAAVYAARDDVEVVMFGRDAAKTAKAAGQFGFASSTNMDAAFEDGSFDLVDICLPIPLHAEFVLRALKAGKHALVELPLADDIEDAKRVAEAAARSDKHVFVDMFERFIPANQALFDAVDQGAHGRLEQLTLWNLTAHLWPGASLGLKVLPLEALHSDMDIITRTLGLPQATTVTTVARGADSGAIDAAFRFDGAAARSSISSLMPQAWGARGGYTATFEHGVLDATSTMGFDGRPTGTVTAYTAEGAHELQLPAADQYTAMIGHVLDVVRGEADNQIAPASVLDALQLTLDLDRKVNDPR; the protein is encoded by the coding sequence ATGAAGATCGCACTGCTGGGAACCGGCTTCGGGCAGGCGCACGCCGCCGTCTACGCCGCCCGTGACGATGTGGAAGTGGTGATGTTCGGCCGGGATGCGGCCAAGACCGCGAAGGCAGCGGGCCAGTTCGGGTTTGCCTCCTCGACGAACATGGATGCCGCGTTCGAGGACGGCTCCTTCGACCTGGTGGACATCTGCCTGCCCATCCCGCTGCACGCCGAATTCGTGCTGCGCGCCCTCAAGGCGGGCAAGCACGCGCTGGTCGAGCTGCCGCTGGCCGACGACATCGAGGACGCGAAGCGGGTGGCCGAGGCCGCCGCCCGCAGTGACAAGCACGTGTTCGTGGACATGTTCGAGCGGTTCATCCCGGCCAACCAGGCCCTGTTCGACGCGGTGGACCAGGGCGCCCACGGGCGCCTGGAACAGCTGACGCTGTGGAACCTGACCGCGCACCTGTGGCCGGGCGCCTCACTCGGGCTGAAGGTCCTGCCCCTGGAGGCGCTGCACAGCGACATGGACATCATCACCCGCACCCTCGGCCTGCCCCAGGCCACCACCGTCACCACCGTGGCACGCGGCGCGGACTCCGGGGCCATCGACGCCGCCTTCCGCTTCGACGGCGCGGCGGCCCGCAGCTCGATCTCCTCCCTGATGCCCCAGGCGTGGGGAGCCCGCGGCGGCTATACCGCCACCTTCGAGCACGGCGTCCTGGACGCCACGTCCACGATGGGCTTCGACGGCAGGCCCACCGGCACCGTCACCGCCTACACCGCCGAGGGCGCGCACGAACTCCAGCTGCCGGCCGCCGACCAGTACACCGCCATGATCGGCCACGTCCTGGACGTGGTGCGCGGCGAGGCGGACAACCAGATCGCCCCCGCGAGTGTGCTGGACGCTCTCCAGCTCACCCTCGACCTGGACCGCAAGGTCAACGACCCGCGCTGA
- a CDS encoding VOC family protein encodes MSFMSPGQVVWFEIGTTTPEAVTDFYGPLLGWTFEVDPDSSVDGRTYTRILAPGAPWPMGAIQQGDTGDEAINLSILSTDVHADVDALTDLGATVVVPATPVGDVTVFARLQDPRGNLFSLFSQSTSQRFEERIAGTEEYLQQAAFTPKPGSMAGFEIGTTDVKATTDFYTQGFGWRFEKAGADGDVPSLAVFGPDAASPSGLLRDHSGGNGSTADYAMPIFLVTDVAATAAAAQEAGARVEQQPRSAPAGPARARIRDPRGNRFGLLSQPTAR; translated from the coding sequence ATGAGCTTCATGTCTCCCGGCCAGGTCGTCTGGTTCGAGATCGGCACCACCACCCCCGAGGCCGTCACCGACTTCTACGGCCCCCTCCTCGGCTGGACGTTCGAAGTCGACCCGGACTCCTCCGTCGACGGCCGCACCTACACCCGCATCCTCGCCCCCGGCGCCCCGTGGCCGATGGGCGCGATCCAGCAGGGCGACACCGGCGACGAGGCCATCAACCTCTCCATCCTGTCCACCGATGTCCACGCAGACGTCGACGCGCTCACCGACCTGGGCGCCACGGTCGTCGTACCGGCCACGCCGGTGGGGGACGTGACGGTCTTCGCGCGGCTGCAGGACCCGCGCGGCAACCTGTTCTCCCTCTTCTCCCAGTCCACCTCCCAGCGGTTCGAGGAGCGCATCGCCGGGACCGAGGAGTACCTGCAGCAGGCCGCCTTCACCCCGAAGCCCGGGTCGATGGCCGGCTTCGAGATCGGCACCACCGACGTCAAGGCCACCACCGACTTCTACACCCAGGGCTTCGGCTGGCGATTCGAGAAGGCCGGCGCCGATGGCGACGTGCCCAGCCTGGCCGTCTTCGGGCCCGACGCCGCGTCCCCCTCCGGTCTCCTGCGGGATCACAGCGGCGGCAACGGCAGTACGGCGGACTACGCCATGCCCATCTTCCTGGTCACCGACGTCGCCGCCACCGCCGCAGCCGCGCAGGAAGCCGGCGCACGAGTCGAGCAGCAGCCGCGCTCGGCGCCTGCCGGTCCGGCCCGCGCCCGTATCCGCGACCCCCGCGGCAACCGCTTCGGCCTCCTCTCCCAGCCCACGGCCCGCTGA
- a CDS encoding MFS transporter yields the protein MSEKKHPRIAMNAVDPRRWAALAVVLIASFMDAVDVTVVHMAVPHIQQDIGASSAQVQWITGGYALAFALGLITGGRLGDLFGRRRVFLFGVVGFTVTSLVCGVAGNAEMLLAGRVAQGAMAALMVPQVLSIIHVTFPERERGKVFGIYGAVMSLGTIAGPLVSALLVQGDLFGLGWRPIFLVNLPLGIGGLIAGALVISESRAERAARLDLVGVVLAGAGLLALVLPLTQGRELGWPAWTYVSMAVSVPVLALFVAWERRLLRRGGSPLVVLSLFARRSFAGGQGVQLMFGLASGVFFLAWTLYLQLGLGFSPLKAGLSGLPLSAAMMAGAGMSMQVLVPRFGRVVLQAGALLAAAGMVLFACLAQHYGSGIALWQAIVPLVPMGLGMGLIIAPLTDVILSEVPHEHAGSASGLTNTTVQLGQAVGVALSSVIFFARLGHGGPATQAARMPHAFTGSLWYVAVAFVAAFALLAALPRTAGTKKPAVGPARPSEQQETTVPVA from the coding sequence ATGTCCGAGAAGAAACATCCCCGAATCGCCATGAATGCGGTTGATCCGCGCCGGTGGGCGGCGCTGGCCGTGGTGCTGATCGCCTCGTTCATGGACGCGGTCGACGTCACCGTCGTCCACATGGCCGTTCCGCACATCCAGCAGGACATCGGCGCCTCGTCGGCGCAGGTGCAGTGGATCACCGGCGGGTATGCGCTGGCGTTCGCGCTCGGGCTGATCACCGGTGGCCGTCTGGGCGACCTGTTCGGGCGCAGGCGCGTCTTCCTGTTCGGCGTCGTCGGCTTCACCGTCACCTCGCTGGTCTGCGGCGTCGCCGGCAATGCGGAGATGCTGCTGGCCGGGCGCGTCGCGCAGGGCGCGATGGCGGCCCTGATGGTGCCGCAGGTGCTGTCGATCATCCACGTCACGTTTCCCGAGCGGGAGCGGGGCAAGGTCTTCGGCATCTACGGCGCGGTGATGTCGCTGGGTACGATCGCCGGTCCGCTGGTCAGTGCGCTGCTCGTGCAGGGGGATCTGTTCGGGCTGGGCTGGCGGCCGATCTTCCTGGTCAATCTGCCGCTGGGCATCGGGGGGCTGATCGCCGGCGCCCTGGTGATCAGCGAGTCGCGGGCCGAGCGCGCCGCCCGGCTGGACCTGGTCGGGGTGGTGCTGGCCGGTGCCGGGCTGCTGGCGCTGGTGCTGCCGCTGACCCAGGGCCGTGAGCTGGGCTGGCCCGCCTGGACCTACGTATCGATGGCCGTGTCCGTGCCGGTGCTGGCGCTCTTCGTCGCCTGGGAGCGGCGTCTGCTGCGGCGCGGTGGCTCGCCGTTGGTGGTGCTGTCGCTGTTCGCCCGGCGCAGTTTCGCCGGCGGGCAGGGCGTGCAGCTGATGTTCGGCCTCGCCTCGGGGGTGTTCTTTCTGGCCTGGACCCTCTACCTCCAGTTGGGGCTGGGCTTCTCGCCGCTGAAGGCCGGGCTGTCGGGGCTGCCGCTGTCGGCGGCGATGATGGCCGGGGCGGGGATGTCCATGCAGGTCCTGGTGCCCCGCTTCGGCCGCGTGGTCCTGCAGGCCGGCGCCCTGCTGGCGGCGGCGGGCATGGTGCTGTTCGCCTGCCTGGCCCAGCACTACGGCTCCGGCATCGCGTTGTGGCAGGCCATCGTTCCGCTGGTCCCGATGGGCCTGGGCATGGGACTGATCATCGCTCCGCTGACCGACGTGATCCTCTCCGAGGTCCCCCATGAGCACGCCGGCTCCGCGTCGGGGCTGACCAACACCACCGTCCAGCTCGGTCAAGCCGTCGGTGTCGCCCTGTCCTCGGTGATCTTCTTCGCCCGCCTGGGCCACGGCGGCCCCGCCACCCAGGCCGCGCGGATGCCGCACGCCTTCACCGGCTCCCTGTGGTACGTGGCGGTCGCATTCGTCGCCGCGTTCGCCCTGCTGGCCGCTCTGCCCCGCACCGCCGGAACCAAGAAGCCGGCTGTCGGCCCGGCCAGGCCGTCAGAGCAGCAGGAGACCACCGTTCCGGTGGCCTGA
- a CDS encoding helix-turn-helix transcriptional regulator, with product MTTDLPARMLRLLSLLQTRREWSGTELAARLDVTGRTIRRDIDRLRDLGYPVEGTTGHAGGYRLASGTAMPPLILDDGEAIATAVALSTAAGHLTGMEETSLRALAKLEQILPARLRTQVAAVQQTTATIGWETCGPRADPELLGSLATACRDHESVTFDYTTRHGTRRVDPHHLVASGGLWYLLAHDTGKDDWRIFRLDRITDPAPTRHHFAPRPVPGDDPAAYVADKIATAPARYRAIATVHASADTVRRRTWALATRVRPRDETTCTVDCSSNHLPGIAQTLAALDADYTLDADPEVTAYLHQAAARMQHSVTS from the coding sequence ATGACGACCGACCTGCCCGCCCGGATGCTCCGCCTGCTGTCCCTGCTGCAGACCCGCCGCGAATGGTCCGGCACCGAACTCGCCGCACGCCTCGACGTCACCGGTCGCACCATCCGTCGCGACATCGACCGCCTGCGGGACCTCGGCTACCCCGTCGAAGGCACCACCGGCCACGCCGGCGGCTACCGCCTCGCCTCCGGCACCGCCATGCCCCCGCTGATCCTCGACGACGGCGAAGCCATCGCCACCGCCGTCGCCCTGAGCACCGCCGCCGGCCACCTCACCGGCATGGAGGAAACCTCACTGCGCGCCCTGGCCAAACTCGAACAGATCCTGCCCGCCCGGCTGCGTACCCAGGTCGCGGCCGTACAGCAGACGACGGCCACCATCGGCTGGGAAACCTGCGGACCGCGCGCCGACCCCGAACTGCTGGGCAGCCTGGCCACCGCCTGCCGCGACCACGAGAGCGTCACCTTCGACTACACCACCCGCCACGGCACCCGCCGCGTCGACCCCCACCATCTCGTCGCCTCCGGCGGCCTGTGGTACCTCCTCGCCCACGACACCGGCAAAGACGACTGGCGCATCTTCCGCCTCGACCGCATCACCGACCCGGCCCCCACCCGCCACCACTTCGCCCCCCGCCCCGTCCCCGGCGACGACCCGGCCGCCTACGTCGCCGACAAGATCGCCACCGCTCCCGCCCGCTACCGCGCCATCGCGACCGTGCACGCCTCCGCCGACACCGTCCGCCGCCGCACCTGGGCCCTGGCCACCCGCGTCCGCCCCCGCGACGAGACCACCTGCACCGTCGACTGCTCCAGCAACCACCTCCCCGGCATCGCCCAAACCCTCGCCGCCCTCGACGCCGACTACACCCTCGATGCCGACCCCGAGGTGACCGCCTACCTCCACCAGGCCGCCGCACGCATGCAACACTCCGTCACCTCATGA
- a CDS encoding HipA family kinase yields the protein MLSEVTATRYVTPLREGGSLPGIVEGDDLGTYVMKFTGAGQGRKTLVAEVICGELGRRLGLRVPELVRMQLDPVIGLSEPDQEVQELLKASGGLNLGMDYLPGSLGFDPLAFEVSAREAGRVVWFDALVNNVDRSWRNPNLLVWHGELWLIDHGATMIWQHNWPTAEKSAAKPYDASDHVLASFGPDIEAAAAEFAPLVTEELLTEVAAAVPDEWLADEPGFDSPDELRGAYVRALLGRAAVIGDRIGIGERTKDGPSRVPGWLATELPRRTVK from the coding sequence ATGTTGTCCGAAGTCACCGCGACCCGCTATGTCACGCCCTTGCGTGAAGGCGGGTCGCTTCCGGGGATCGTCGAGGGTGATGATCTCGGTACGTATGTCATGAAATTCACCGGGGCGGGGCAGGGGCGCAAGACCCTGGTTGCCGAGGTCATCTGTGGGGAGCTGGGGCGGCGGCTCGGGTTGCGGGTGCCGGAGTTGGTGCGGATGCAGCTCGATCCGGTGATCGGGCTGAGTGAGCCCGATCAGGAGGTGCAGGAGCTGCTGAAGGCCAGTGGGGGCCTGAACCTGGGGATGGATTATCTGCCGGGGTCGCTCGGGTTCGATCCGCTCGCGTTCGAGGTGTCGGCGCGGGAGGCGGGGCGGGTCGTGTGGTTCGACGCGCTCGTCAACAACGTGGACCGCTCGTGGCGCAACCCGAACCTGCTGGTCTGGCACGGGGAGCTGTGGCTGATCGACCATGGCGCCACGATGATCTGGCAGCACAACTGGCCCACCGCCGAGAAGTCCGCGGCCAAGCCGTACGACGCCTCTGACCATGTGCTGGCGAGCTTCGGGCCGGACATCGAGGCCGCGGCGGCCGAGTTCGCGCCGCTGGTCACCGAGGAGCTGCTGACCGAGGTCGCGGCCGCCGTGCCGGACGAGTGGCTGGCGGACGAGCCCGGCTTCGACTCGCCGGACGAGCTGCGCGGCGCCTACGTACGGGCGCTGCTGGGACGTGCCGCGGTGATCGGGGACCGGATCGGCATCGGGGAACGTACGAAGGACGGGCCCTCCCGGGTACCGGGCTGGCTGGCGACCGAGTTGCCGCGGAGGACAGTGAAGTGA
- a CDS encoding DUF3037 domain-containing protein: MSGLHNGRDVFEYALLRVVPRVERGEMINAGVVVYCRARRFVEARTHLDEGRLRALDAHADVEGVRAALRAVEGICVGGERAGQAAGDDAGRRFRWLIAPRSTVVQPGPVHTGLTADPSIEAERLLDLLVR, from the coding sequence GTGAGCGGCCTGCACAACGGACGTGACGTGTTCGAGTACGCCCTGCTCAGGGTCGTACCGCGGGTCGAGCGCGGGGAAATGATCAACGCGGGGGTGGTCGTGTACTGCCGCGCCCGGCGCTTCGTGGAGGCGCGTACGCATCTGGACGAGGGGCGGTTGCGGGCGCTCGACGCGCACGCGGATGTCGAAGGGGTCAGGGCGGCTCTGCGTGCCGTCGAGGGGATCTGTGTGGGCGGCGAGCGCGCCGGGCAGGCTGCGGGCGACGATGCGGGGCGGCGCTTCCGGTGGCTGATCGCGCCGCGCAGCACCGTCGTCCAGCCCGGCCCGGTGCACACCGGGCTGACCGCGGACCCGTCGATCGAGGCGGAGCGGTTGCTCGATCTGTTGGTGAGGTGA